From one Ferrimicrobium sp. genomic stretch:
- a CDS encoding NUDIX hydrolase N-terminal domain-containing protein, producing the protein MDSVTDEEQIGRIRQNVGGDEPPRMTISGRSLSDWVLSLTAIARTGLAFTDSLYERERYEEILKVVTRMQATAVDAGGGVDPTVFDEGPKGVAGYVTPKTAVGAIVLDAARRVLLVKRSDSGVWLYPTGWADVGYSSAEVVVKEVHEETGIRCTPTRLLAVLDGMQLGFTRVAMYSTIFLCRADGGQLTAHPLETSGVGWFELDELPSHVAHLFTLPWLAWIKDESEPPPTYFDPIRPDRVS; encoded by the coding sequence GTGGATTCCGTGACGGATGAGGAGCAGATAGGGAGGATTCGACAGAACGTTGGCGGGGATGAACCACCAAGGATGACCATTTCTGGTCGCAGTCTATCTGACTGGGTCCTCTCACTGACGGCCATTGCACGTACGGGACTCGCGTTTACCGATTCGCTGTACGAGCGAGAACGGTACGAGGAAATTCTTAAAGTGGTGACTCGTATGCAGGCCACGGCCGTCGACGCAGGTGGTGGTGTGGACCCTACGGTTTTCGATGAAGGCCCTAAGGGCGTGGCTGGCTATGTGACGCCCAAGACCGCCGTTGGTGCTATTGTTCTCGATGCAGCACGCAGGGTCCTTCTGGTCAAGCGGTCCGACAGCGGTGTGTGGCTTTACCCTACTGGCTGGGCCGATGTCGGATATTCGTCGGCCGAGGTTGTTGTGAAAGAGGTCCATGAGGAGACGGGTATCAGGTGTACGCCCACTCGATTGTTGGCGGTTCTGGACGGTATGCAGCTCGGATTCACTCGAGTGGCGATGTACAGCACGATCTTCCTGTGTCGTGCCGACGGCGGCCAGCTGACGGCGCATCCGCTTGAGACTTCCGGCGTAGGCTGGTTTGAGCTGGACGAACTGCCGAGCCATGTTGCCCACCTCTTTACGCTGCCCTGGCTCGCGTGGATCAAGGATGAAAGCGAGCCTCCGCCGACCTATTTTGATCCAATTCGGCCCGATCGGGTCTCATAG
- a CDS encoding PAC2 family protein, whose amino-acid sequence MRDIVWHRRVGQRRKPATLIAALSGWTDAGDAATIAYNQIASTLALTDLAYLDPENFYDFSMVRPMVTIDHRGISELRWSTLVLGEAAIKRYGPVFFLFGPEPQFRWKTASTELLSVANLLAVDRVITLGSLLAPAPHTKPPRLFGYASSPSVAESLRLDSPRYEGPTGFLSVLQSAATAYGTEIVSLWVEVPHYLSQFPAQRSALALLRQLEILLGMEEDFRQLRDELGDTDQEVRDFVARDPDLIAYISSLESNYEQELDVRSSIDTIAIEAERFLRRQQED is encoded by the coding sequence ATGAGAGATATCGTCTGGCACAGGCGGGTTGGCCAACGCCGCAAGCCCGCGACACTCATCGCCGCCCTTTCAGGGTGGACAGACGCAGGTGACGCCGCAACGATTGCTTACAACCAGATCGCCTCCACCCTCGCGCTGACCGACCTCGCCTATCTCGATCCAGAGAACTTCTACGACTTTTCCATGGTTCGCCCGATGGTCACAATCGATCACCGCGGCATCTCCGAGCTTCGTTGGAGTACGCTAGTCCTTGGCGAGGCGGCGATCAAGCGGTATGGACCCGTATTCTTCCTCTTCGGCCCGGAGCCGCAGTTCCGATGGAAGACCGCGTCCACCGAACTGCTCTCGGTCGCGAATTTGTTGGCGGTTGATCGAGTGATCACACTCGGATCCCTTCTGGCACCTGCTCCGCATACTAAGCCTCCCCGGCTGTTCGGCTACGCAAGTTCGCCGTCCGTCGCTGAATCACTCAGGCTCGACAGCCCGCGATACGAAGGACCCACCGGTTTTTTGAGCGTTCTCCAATCCGCCGCGACGGCCTATGGCACCGAGATCGTCTCCCTCTGGGTCGAGGTGCCCCATTACCTCAGTCAGTTCCCAGCGCAACGCTCCGCGCTCGCACTCTTGCGCCAGCTTGAAATTCTCCTGGGCATGGAGGAGGACTTTCGCCAGCTGCGAGACGAACTTGGTGACACCGACCAAGAGGTGCGAGATTTCGTTGCACGAGATCCGGACCTCATTGCCTACATCTCATCGCTCGAGTCCAATTATGAGCAGGAACTCGACGTCCGATCCTCTATCGATACCATCGCGATTGAGGCTGAGCGCTTCCTGCGGCGACAACAAGAGGACTAG
- a CDS encoding GNAT family N-acetyltransferase has protein sequence MEAVSDWHVEQPTQATQELVVAINQLLPQLSSRASLVTSEGLQEVLSAPSSHLYVARHSSGVIGGMLTLVVFPILTGWRAWVEDVVVDSAFRGEGVGRLLTDHAIAQARNLGVATIDLTSRSTRVAAHGLYESVGFVVRDTSVYRFVVEAM, from the coding sequence ATGGAAGCGGTATCGGATTGGCATGTCGAGCAACCGACCCAGGCCACCCAGGAGCTTGTCGTGGCTATCAACCAGCTTCTGCCCCAGCTTTCGAGTCGGGCATCGCTCGTGACGAGTGAGGGGCTTCAGGAGGTGCTGTCGGCCCCTTCGTCGCATCTCTACGTTGCGCGACACAGCTCCGGGGTGATAGGCGGGATGCTCACCCTGGTGGTCTTTCCGATTCTTACGGGCTGGCGGGCCTGGGTTGAGGATGTCGTGGTTGATAGCGCATTTCGGGGCGAGGGGGTGGGGCGCTTGTTGACCGATCACGCAATCGCCCAAGCGCGTAACCTTGGGGTGGCAACCATCGATCTGACGTCGAGATCGACGAGAGTGGCTGCTCACGGCCTTTATGAGTCGGTCGGGTTTGTAGTTCGCGACACAAGTGTGTACCGTTTTGTAGTGGAGGCAATGTAA
- a CDS encoding citrate synthase: MAESITITDNRTGESFEVPIVDGTVSAQQWNKHLPGIWFLDPALVTTAMSESSISYLDGDAGILRYRGYPIEQLAEKSTYLEVAYLLLNGELPTEAQLAAWVDEVTHHTFIHENVRKRFLEGFHYDAHPMGILVSAVAALSTFYLDAKEIFDPESRHRQIVRLIAKMPTLAAAAYRFSQGMPFVYPDNALSFPENFLSMMWKIAEPRYEADPRLIRAVDVLFILHADHEQNCSTTAMRVVGSAHSDPYSSAAAACAALYGPRHGGANEAVVKMLGEIGSIENVPDFVRAVKEGHGLLQGFGHRVYKNYDPRAKIIKSVAYDVFDVTGKNPLLDIALKLEEVALSDEYFISRKLYPNVDFYSGLIYQAMGFPVDMFPVLFAIPRMSGWLAHWQELLDQDAKIARPRQRYIGADKRDFVPISER, translated from the coding sequence ATGGCTGAGTCAATCACGATCACAGATAATCGAACGGGTGAGTCGTTTGAGGTGCCCATCGTCGACGGTACGGTGTCGGCGCAGCAGTGGAACAAGCATTTGCCGGGTATTTGGTTCTTGGATCCCGCACTGGTGACGACGGCGATGTCGGAAAGTTCGATATCCTATCTTGACGGTGATGCAGGGATTCTTCGATATCGGGGTTATCCGATCGAACAGCTGGCGGAAAAGTCGACGTATCTGGAGGTCGCCTACCTCCTGCTCAATGGGGAGCTCCCAACCGAGGCGCAACTTGCAGCCTGGGTTGATGAGGTCACCCATCACACCTTTATCCATGAGAACGTTCGCAAGCGCTTTCTTGAGGGTTTCCATTACGATGCACACCCGATGGGGATCCTGGTATCGGCTGTGGCGGCCCTCTCAACGTTCTACCTGGATGCCAAGGAGATCTTTGATCCCGAATCCCGACATCGTCAGATTGTCCGACTCATCGCAAAGATGCCGACACTGGCTGCAGCTGCCTATCGATTTTCCCAAGGCATGCCCTTTGTCTACCCCGACAATGCCTTGAGTTTTCCTGAGAACTTTTTGTCGATGATGTGGAAGATCGCCGAACCCCGTTACGAGGCTGATCCACGCTTGATCCGTGCCGTAGATGTCCTTTTCATTCTCCATGCCGACCACGAACAGAATTGCTCGACGACGGCTATGCGTGTTGTGGGCTCTGCGCATTCGGACCCCTACTCCTCTGCCGCGGCTGCCTGTGCCGCGCTCTATGGGCCCCGTCACGGCGGTGCGAACGAGGCTGTTGTGAAGATGTTGGGTGAGATTGGGAGTATCGAGAACGTTCCTGACTTCGTGCGTGCCGTCAAGGAGGGTCATGGGCTTCTCCAAGGATTCGGACATCGAGTCTACAAGAACTATGATCCGCGCGCAAAGATCATCAAGAGTGTTGCCTACGACGTTTTTGATGTGACCGGCAAAAACCCGCTGCTAGACATCGCTTTGAAGCTGGAGGAGGTGGCGCTCTCTGATGAGTACTTTATCTCGCGGAAGCTCTACCCGAACGTTGATTTCTATTCTGGACTGATCTATCAGGCGATGGGTTTCCCGGTCGATATGTTCCCGGTATTGTTTGCGATTCCGCGTATGTCGGGCTGGCTCGCACATTGGCAGGAGCTGCTTGATCAGGACGCGAAGATTGCGCGGCCTCGCCAGCGTTACATCGGTGCAGATAAGCGCGATTTCGTGCCGATCAGCGAACGGTAG
- the tesB gene encoding acyl-CoA thioesterase II, translated as MSKALDDLIDLLDLEAIEVNIFRGQSPREDRQRVFGGQVAGQALVAAGRTVSEDRVVHSLHAYFIRPGDPSIPLLYEVERIRDGRSFSTRRVLAIQHGKPIFNLSASFQIVEEGLEHQTTAPEVPDPLSLPDFTETMAPWAELMGDWFERPRPFDIRYVLPPTMAKQPEPREPKQRIWLRADGELPDTPLLHACLFAYASDMTLLDSTLLPHQLSWMDRRIFAASLDHAMWFHRAGRADDWFLYDMVSPTTQHSRGLAQGSMYDQSGRLLLSVAQEGLIRVRD; from the coding sequence GTGTCCAAGGCTCTTGATGACCTAATTGACCTTCTCGACCTCGAGGCCATTGAGGTCAACATCTTCCGCGGCCAGAGCCCGCGAGAGGATCGACAGCGGGTTTTTGGTGGCCAGGTGGCCGGCCAAGCGCTCGTTGCAGCAGGCCGAACCGTCTCCGAAGATCGAGTCGTGCATAGCCTCCATGCCTACTTCATCCGCCCCGGCGATCCAAGCATCCCACTGCTCTACGAGGTTGAGCGAATTCGAGATGGAAGAAGCTTCTCGACTCGCAGGGTACTAGCGATTCAACACGGCAAACCGATCTTCAACCTCTCGGCATCCTTCCAGATCGTCGAGGAGGGACTTGAGCACCAGACGACCGCCCCTGAAGTGCCAGACCCACTGAGCCTTCCCGACTTTACAGAGACGATGGCTCCGTGGGCTGAGTTGATGGGTGACTGGTTTGAACGTCCACGACCGTTTGATATCCGCTACGTCTTACCACCAACCATGGCCAAACAGCCAGAGCCACGCGAACCCAAGCAGCGTATCTGGTTGCGCGCCGACGGTGAATTGCCAGACACACCGCTGCTCCACGCCTGTCTCTTTGCCTATGCATCCGATATGACGCTACTCGACAGCACGTTACTACCCCACCAGCTGTCTTGGATGGACCGAAGGATCTTTGCCGCCAGCCTCGACCATGCCATGTGGTTCCACCGTGCAGGCCGAGCCGACGACTGGTTCCTCTACGACATGGTGAGCCCCACCACCCAGCACTCGCGAGGTCTCGCCCAAGGCTCGATGTATGACCAGTCGGGGCGGCTGTTGCTTTCGGTGGCACAGGAGGGGTTGATCAGAGTCCGCGATTAG
- a CDS encoding GtrA family protein, translated as MARVGATAIKYALASVISVAVTEVVLFLVFGAFRLFSAEVSNIVATAVAAIPSYYLNRNWAWGKSGKSHFWREVAPFWVLAFLGLGLSAWTVGLAQGFAQSHGFSHLLDALFVNVASLAAFGIVWVGKFFIFNIWMFGNQNPQGVDAS; from the coding sequence GTGGCACGAGTCGGCGCTACGGCAATCAAATATGCACTTGCTTCGGTGATATCGGTGGCTGTTACAGAAGTGGTTCTCTTCCTGGTGTTCGGGGCTTTTCGCCTCTTTTCTGCCGAAGTCTCCAATATCGTAGCCACAGCGGTCGCGGCGATACCTTCGTACTATCTGAACCGCAACTGGGCCTGGGGCAAGTCTGGCAAGTCACACTTTTGGCGTGAGGTCGCCCCGTTCTGGGTACTGGCTTTCCTCGGTCTTGGACTCTCGGCGTGGACGGTTGGGCTCGCCCAGGGGTTTGCTCAATCGCATGGTTTCTCTCACCTGCTCGATGCACTATTCGTCAACGTCGCCTCGTTGGCGGCCTTTGGGATCGTCTGGGTGGGTAAGTTTTTCATCTTCAACATCTGGATGTTTGGTAATCAGAATCCGCAGGGAGTTGATGCGTCATGA
- the cobT gene encoding nicotinate-nucleotide--dimethylbenzimidazole phosphoribosyltransferase, whose protein sequence is MSRYEPVDALAIKEARSLQARLTKPEGSLGRLEDLGAQLAGIYRVCPPPVPQDPLVVVAAGDHGVIVEGVTPWPQEVTAQMLENFLAGGAAINVLANEVGARVMVVDCGVRAQFESSPMLHVVKRAQMTGNIHREAAMPESMAIELIDEGARFALLQASRGVDLLLTGDMGIANTTPSAALISAVTGVSATEVTGRGTGIDDHTLAKKTAVVAQVVDSFDGDRAVPSQLLARMGGFEHAFLTGLILGAAEAGIPVILDGVIAVAAALLASLEDPVVKQYLIAGHRSVEPGASVGLAHLGLTPLIDLGLRLGEGTGAVLSVPMVRAAARVLAEMATFDSAGVASKD, encoded by the coding sequence ATGAGTCGCTACGAGCCAGTCGATGCGCTCGCTATCAAAGAAGCACGGAGCCTCCAGGCTCGCTTGACCAAGCCCGAAGGTTCCCTCGGTCGCCTCGAGGACCTCGGTGCTCAGCTGGCCGGGATCTATCGTGTCTGTCCACCGCCGGTACCGCAGGACCCACTGGTGGTCGTGGCCGCGGGGGATCATGGTGTGATCGTCGAAGGTGTGACGCCTTGGCCCCAGGAGGTCACGGCGCAGATGTTGGAGAATTTTCTTGCTGGCGGAGCTGCGATCAACGTGCTCGCCAACGAAGTTGGAGCTCGGGTTATGGTCGTCGATTGTGGGGTGCGCGCCCAATTTGAGTCCTCGCCGATGTTACATGTGGTCAAGCGTGCGCAGATGACCGGGAATATCCATCGCGAGGCAGCAATGCCAGAGTCGATGGCGATCGAACTGATCGATGAGGGTGCGCGTTTTGCTTTGCTCCAAGCCTCTCGAGGGGTCGACTTGCTACTGACCGGCGATATGGGAATCGCCAACACCACACCGTCGGCTGCTCTCATCTCGGCAGTGACCGGCGTGAGCGCTACGGAGGTAACTGGGCGGGGGACAGGAATCGATGACCATACCCTTGCGAAGAAGACAGCGGTCGTTGCCCAAGTGGTCGATTCCTTCGATGGGGATCGCGCGGTGCCCTCGCAGCTTCTCGCGCGGATGGGCGGGTTCGAGCATGCGTTCCTGACGGGGTTGATCTTGGGCGCCGCCGAGGCAGGCATACCGGTGATTCTCGACGGGGTGATCGCCGTCGCGGCGGCCCTGTTGGCCTCGCTTGAAGACCCGGTCGTCAAGCAATACCTTATCGCGGGGCACCGCTCGGTCGAACCTGGTGCCTCGGTTGGTCTTGCTCACCTCGGATTGACGCCATTGATCGACCTTGGTCTGCGCCTCGGTGAAGGGACGGGCGCGGTTCTGTCGGTGCCGATGGTGCGTGCCGCGGCTCGTGTTCTTGCTGAGATGGCGACCTTCGACTCGGCGGGGGTTGCTAGTAAAGACTGA
- a CDS encoding FAD-dependent oxidoreductase, which produces MNVLVLGGGISGLAAAWELTRLGHEVTLIEQEEQLGGKLQTRVVDGIQVELGPDSYLRRNPAANELIGHLELDEVVPAAGKALLYTEMGAQPIPNGLNLGAPKSLSQALQNHLVPFGSRLRAAIGMRGPSHGTTGEGDDLGTIVTRRYGRRWSDTNIEPLVGGINANTIYGLSASTSAPSIIAPTTPTTAQPTQPQGPIFAAPSTGLSTLVTKLRQELESRGCHFVTSSPVQTVERTRPSNVIVTTTTESYAADRVLIAVPAFQAAAMLDPILGEDIELLKSIHYASVSMSIVLTDGPIPDRLREISGVLVARNLGLMTTAVSIASNKWPTTLPNDASLLRISTGSLYDRRHLRINDDELESTLMIESQRILDWNFQPTWHRVVRWPRAFPHFRPYHRLLIAKLDACLNDQFHGDIVVTGSYINGSGIPTCIASARERSGWLTQ; this is translated from the coding sequence GTGAACGTACTCGTCCTCGGCGGCGGCATTAGCGGACTGGCTGCTGCCTGGGAGCTCACTCGACTCGGGCACGAGGTCACCCTCATCGAGCAGGAAGAGCAGCTAGGTGGGAAGCTGCAAACCCGGGTGGTCGACGGCATCCAAGTTGAGCTCGGGCCTGACTCGTACCTTCGTCGGAACCCAGCCGCCAACGAACTCATCGGCCACCTCGAACTCGATGAGGTAGTACCGGCCGCTGGGAAGGCACTCCTCTACACCGAGATGGGAGCGCAGCCCATACCCAACGGCCTCAACCTTGGAGCCCCAAAATCACTGTCACAGGCATTACAGAACCATCTCGTTCCATTTGGATCCCGCCTTCGCGCCGCTATCGGCATGCGAGGACCGAGCCACGGCACGACCGGCGAGGGTGATGACCTTGGCACGATCGTTACCCGTCGTTACGGGCGTCGATGGTCAGACACCAACATCGAGCCATTGGTCGGCGGGATCAATGCCAACACGATCTACGGCTTAAGCGCATCGACAAGCGCCCCATCGATCATCGCACCCACAACACCGACCACCGCTCAACCGACGCAACCGCAAGGACCGATCTTTGCTGCGCCGAGCACTGGACTGAGTACGCTGGTGACCAAGCTCCGCCAGGAGCTCGAGTCGCGAGGATGTCACTTCGTCACCTCCTCACCGGTGCAGACAGTTGAGCGCACTCGACCCTCGAACGTGATCGTGACGACCACTACTGAGTCCTACGCGGCAGACCGTGTCTTGATCGCAGTGCCAGCGTTTCAGGCAGCCGCGATGCTTGACCCCATCCTTGGTGAGGATATCGAGCTGCTCAAGTCGATCCACTACGCATCGGTTTCGATGTCGATTGTCCTGACCGACGGGCCGATTCCTGACCGACTACGTGAGATCAGCGGTGTCTTAGTGGCCAGAAACCTTGGACTGATGACAACCGCTGTGTCCATTGCCTCGAACAAGTGGCCAACCACCTTGCCAAACGATGCATCGCTGTTGCGGATATCGACCGGTTCGTTGTACGATCGACGACACCTACGAATCAATGACGATGAACTCGAGTCCACACTCATGATCGAGAGCCAACGCATTCTCGATTGGAATTTTCAACCTACATGGCACCGGGTTGTCCGCTGGCCGCGTGCGTTTCCACACTTTCGTCCCTACCATCGGCTACTGATTGCAAAGCTTGACGCCTGCCTCAACGACCAATTCCACGGAGACATCGTCGTGACTGGATCCTACATCAATGGATCCGGCATCCCCACTTGCATCGCCTCAGCTCGTGAGCGCTCAGGGTGGCTCACTCAGTAG
- the hemE gene encoding uroporphyrinogen decarboxylase translates to MRQAGRSLPEYRAVRGVDSILRVLQQPELAAEITLQPVHRYGVDAAILYSDIMAPLANLDIGIDIVAGVGPVIERPFRALDDIMRLRPIDPATDLLAMTDAIDLCTDELTVPLIGFCGGPFTIASYLVEGRPSRSHTTMKRLILEEPKVFAELASRLVDIAITTLKAQIDHGASVVQIFDSWIGTLSPWMYRNALQPHLQRLAAETSALGVPVIYFGVETAGLLDDLAQLGFAGLGLDWRVDLDAVATRLGHTVALQGNLDPSILLAPTDQVLAATKSILGASALAKGYIFNLGHGVLPETDPATIAAVVDFVHEQGAQLRRRPLQ, encoded by the coding sequence ATGCGTCAAGCAGGTCGGTCGCTACCGGAGTATCGAGCCGTTCGCGGCGTCGACTCAATCCTCAGGGTGCTCCAACAACCCGAACTCGCTGCCGAAATAACGCTACAACCCGTCCACCGCTACGGGGTGGACGCAGCCATCCTGTACTCCGACATCATGGCTCCCCTCGCCAACCTCGACATTGGCATTGACATCGTCGCCGGGGTCGGTCCAGTCATTGAACGACCGTTCCGTGCCCTTGACGACATTATGCGACTGAGACCGATCGACCCAGCAACGGATCTGTTGGCCATGACAGATGCCATCGATCTTTGCACAGACGAGCTGACCGTCCCATTGATCGGATTCTGCGGCGGACCATTTACCATCGCAAGCTACCTCGTGGAAGGGCGCCCATCACGTTCGCACACAACGATGAAGCGGCTCATCCTCGAGGAGCCCAAGGTCTTCGCTGAGCTTGCGTCTAGGCTCGTCGATATCGCGATCACAACCTTGAAGGCTCAGATCGACCACGGCGCAAGCGTTGTCCAGATCTTCGATTCCTGGATCGGAACGCTCAGCCCATGGATGTATCGCAACGCTTTGCAGCCCCATCTGCAACGACTCGCAGCCGAAACGAGCGCTCTGGGGGTTCCGGTCATTTACTTCGGCGTCGAGACAGCCGGGCTGCTCGATGATCTTGCTCAGCTCGGCTTTGCTGGGCTCGGGCTCGATTGGAGAGTGGACCTCGATGCTGTTGCAACTCGCCTCGGGCATACGGTCGCCCTCCAGGGCAATCTCGACCCATCGATTCTGTTGGCTCCAACCGATCAGGTTCTCGCAGCCACCAAGAGCATACTTGGTGCATCAGCACTGGCTAAGGGTTACATTTTCAACCTAGGTCACGGGGTTCTTCCGGAGACGGATCCAGCTACGATTGCCGCCGTCGTAGACTTTGTACACGAACAAGGCGCACAACTTCGACGGAGACCTCTCCAGTGA